The following are from one region of the Quercus robur chromosome 1, dhQueRobu3.1, whole genome shotgun sequence genome:
- the LOC126690433 gene encoding uncharacterized protein LOC126690433, translating into MMLQFPDLVKMKTKEMVFEDVYGARDSATLEQLKELSSKRRVIEESINESSFVTEAIAREMYGGFTSPLQQDLHKLEEYLPLLENLIFHADLVSSDWKMFRWTSDLKIRWASSLSSSSFFNLRGPRFFQIDSLRFELGMTLFLYGAILRERALEVLPTDLVQSATLFREAAGVYHHLAHEVLPMLEPALPAERPPEAISSVSTVMSLICMAEAQAATIRKAEEKGTTVGLLAKLHYGVTQLLDEAYDMLYKETRECKDISSRFVEFIFSCNALHELRSQKFLADGLKIAGQVGVAVGVLRLALSNITKKMPGEESWKSVFRKEIDDVSEMLRKFEHENEFVWHEKIPHGDELPLPQGNKIVSIIPYNPKRWERELAFKL; encoded by the exons ATGATGCTCCAGTTTCCCGACCTGGTGAAGATGAAAACTAAGgag ATGGTGTTTGAGGATGTATATGGTGCGCGTGACTCTGCAACCCTGGAGCAATTGAAAGAATTGAGCTCAAAGCGAAGAGTGATCGAAGAGTCTATCAATGAGAGCAGTTTTGTTACGGAGGCTATTGCCAGAGAAATGTATGGTGGCTTCACGTCTCCCCTTCAGCAG GACCTTCACAAGCTTGAAGAGTATCTGCCGTTACTGGAAAATTTGATTTTCCATGCAGATTTGGTTAGTAGCGATTGGAAGATGTTTCGATGGACTTCAGATCTGAAGATACGATGGGCTAGTTCTCTGAgttcatcttctttctttaaCCTTAGGGGTCCAagattttttcaaattgataGCTTACGGTTTGAGCTTGGTATGACCCTTTTTCTTTATGGTGCAATCCTTCGAGAGAGGGCTTTGGAAGTTCTGCCAACAG ATTTGGTGCAGTCTGCCACCTTATTCAGAGAAGCTGCTGGAGTTTATCATCATCTGGCTCATGAGGTTCTTCCCATGTTAGAGCCTGCATTGCCTGCAGAAAGGCCACCAGAAGCAATCTCATCTGTGTCCACTGTCATGAGCCTCATTTGTATGGCAGAGGCCCAG GCAGCAACTATAAGGAAGGCTGAAGAAAAAGGGACTACTGTAGGGCTCTTGGCAAAGTTACACTATGGTGTTACACAGTTACTTGACGAGGCCTATGACATGTTATATAAAGAGACTAGAGAGTGCAAAGACATTTCTTCACGGTTTGTG gaatttatattttcttgcaATGCCCTACATGAGTTAAGAAGTCAGAAATTTTTGGCTGATGGTCTGAAGATTGCTGGCCAAGTTGGGGTTGCAGTTGGAGTTCTTCGTCTTGCACTGAGCAACATTACAAAGAAGATGCCAGGGGAAGAGTCGTGGAAATCAGTGTTCAGAAAGGAAATTGATGATGTTTCTGAAATGCTTAGGAAATTCGAGCATGAGAATGAATTTGTCTGGCATGAGAAGATCCCTCACGGTGATGAGTTGCCGCTACCCCAAGGTAACAAAATTGTGAGTATTATACCATATAATCCCAAAAGATGGGAGAGAGAACTTGCTTTCAAGCTATAA
- the LOC126690441 gene encoding uncharacterized protein LOC126690441, with the protein MANIVQCNSLPHLCKPSRISTPLLSSISLTRSISNVSTSSNALKLSTPRLNRTVSAVVSEENAVGSNFSGTDVFKLTYLEGNSWLWDVDGLKILVDPILVGNLDFGIPWLYDAAKKYIKNFQLSDLPEIDCLLITQSLDDHCHLNTLRPLSIKFPNLKVLATPNARPLLDPLFSNVTYIEPGQSSVIEAINGSKVRVQATAGPVLGPPWQRPENGYLVNSTQGQLTLYYEPHCVYNKDLLEKERADIVITPVIKQLLPKFTLVSGQEDAVRLARLLHAKFIVPMKNGDLDSKGLLASIIQAEGTIESFKELLSKEIPDVQVLEPTPGIPLEVQSPSYLP; encoded by the exons aTGGCCAATATTGTTCAGTGCAACTCTCTTCCTCACTTGTGCAAACCAAGTAGAATCTCAACACCCTTATTATCCTCAATTTCACTTACTCGTTCAATCTCAAATGTTAGCACAAGTTCCAACGCATTGAAGCTCTCCACTCCCAG GCTGAATAGGACTGTTTCTGCTGTAGTTTCTGAAGAGAACGCAGTTGGGTCGAATTTTTCTGGCACTGATGTGTTCAAACTCACTTACTTAGAG GGAAATTCTTGGTTGTGGGATGTGGATGGATTGAAAATACTGGTCGATCCAATCTTGGTGGgtaatttggattttggaattCCCTGGCTTTATGATGCAGCCAAGAAATACATTAAGAATTTCCAg CTTAGTGATCTTCCTGAAATCGATTGCTTGCTGATCACGCAAAGCCTTGATGATCACTGCCACTTGAATACCTTGAGACCGCTCTCTATAAAGTTCCCAAATCTTAAAGTCTTAGCAACTCCAAATGCTAGGCCACTGCTGGATCCCCTTTTCAGCAAT GTCACATACATAGAACCTGGTCAGAGCTCTGTTATTGAAGCAATAAACGGTTCTAAAGTCAGAGTTCAGGCTACTGCAGGGCCAGTTCTAGGTCCTCCATGGCAGCGCCCTGAGAATGG ATATCTTGTCAATTCAACTCAGGGCCAACTGACTCTTTACTATGAACCCCACTGTGTATACAACAAGGATTTGCTGGAAAAGGAAAGGGCTGACATTGTTATCACACCAGTCATAAAGCAACTTCTGCCTAAATTTACTTTGGTTTCAGGACAAGAAGATGCAGTTCGACTTGCAAGGCTTCTGCATGCCAA GTTCATTGTGCCAATGAAAAATGGGGACCTTGATAGCAAAGGGCTTCTTGCTAGTATAATTCAAGCTGAGGGAACCATAGAATCATTTAAG GAGCTATTGTCAAAGGAAATACCAGATGTTCAGGTATTAGAGCCTACTCCTGGTATACCACTAGAAGTCCAGTCACCCTCATATCTTCCCTAG